From Synechococcus sp. A10-1-5-1, a single genomic window includes:
- a CDS encoding DUF6447 family protein, which translates to MTDSAAQIPPVLTFEGKRYDLNGLPEEVKELVRGMQVADAQLRMHEDTLKVLAVGRQSMAMQLNERLQGVTPMAD; encoded by the coding sequence GTGACCGACTCCGCCGCCCAGATCCCCCCTGTTCTGACCTTTGAAGGGAAGCGTTACGACCTCAACGGTCTTCCGGAAGAGGTCAAAGAATTGGTCCGCGGCATGCAGGTTGCCGATGCACAACTGCGCATGCACGAAGACACCCTGAAGGTGCTGGCCGTCGGCCGTCAGTCCATGGCCATGCAGCTGAACGAAAGGCTGCAGGGCGTCACCCCGATGGCGGACTGA
- the tpiA gene encoding triose-phosphate isomerase, translating into MRKAVIAGNWKMHMTCAEAQAFAESFKPLVAGLPSDREVVLAPPFTAIASLSSSLAGSGIRIAAQNIHWQEKGAFTGMVSAGMLLEHGVSHAIVGHSEPRKYYSETDEQINLRARSAQKHTITPILCVGESDSQREAGEAEKVIRRQVQQGVDGLDPSRLIIAYEPIWAIGTGKTCEAAEANRICGLIREWVGYSDVVVQYGGSVNPGTIDQLMAQSDIDGVLVGGASLDPEGFARIANYQPV; encoded by the coding sequence GTGCGGAAGGCTGTCATCGCGGGCAATTGGAAGATGCACATGACCTGCGCTGAGGCGCAGGCCTTTGCTGAGAGCTTCAAGCCTCTGGTGGCCGGCCTCCCTAGCGATCGTGAGGTGGTTTTGGCCCCTCCTTTTACGGCCATAGCCAGCTTGAGCAGTTCCCTTGCGGGCAGTGGGATTCGGATTGCGGCTCAGAACATCCACTGGCAAGAGAAGGGGGCCTTTACGGGGATGGTCTCTGCCGGAATGCTCCTCGAGCATGGAGTGAGTCACGCCATCGTTGGCCACAGTGAGCCACGCAAGTACTACAGCGAGACCGACGAGCAGATCAATCTTCGGGCCCGAAGTGCCCAGAAGCACACCATCACCCCGATCCTGTGCGTTGGCGAGAGCGATTCGCAGCGGGAGGCAGGGGAAGCAGAGAAGGTGATCCGCCGCCAGGTGCAGCAAGGGGTGGATGGCTTGGATCCCAGCCGATTGATCATTGCCTACGAACCGATTTGGGCCATCGGCACGGGTAAAACCTGTGAAGCTGCTGAAGCCAATCGGATCTGCGGTCTGATTCGAGAGTGGGTTGGTTATTCCGACGTGGTGGTGCAGTACGGCGGTTCTGTGAATCCAGGAACGATTGACCAGTTGATGGCCCAGAGCGATATCGACGGTGTTCTCGTGGGTGGGGCTTCCCTGGATCCAGAGGGCTTTGCTCGCATTGCGAACTACCAGCCGGTCTGA
- the folP gene encoding dihydropteroate synthase — protein sequence MARALGQPTQVMGVINLTPDSFSDGGRFRSPDQALRQARKLVKAGVGILDLGAQSTRPGAEDVGGVEELNRLLPSLQTIRSAFPPGLGQPLISVDTYRACVAQRAIEAGADWINDISGGVRDPDLLAVVAAADCPYVLMHSRGDSHSMDSLTDYGPEGVIAGVLRELRHATERALAAGVRPERLIWDPGLGFAKTTEQNLELLQGLEQLKVDGIPLLVGPSRKRFIGAVLDEPRPKARLWGTAAVVARCVAAGVDVVRVHDGAAIVQVARMADALWA from the coding sequence ATGGCCAGGGCCTTGGGCCAGCCAACCCAGGTAATGGGGGTGATCAATCTCACTCCTGATTCCTTCAGCGATGGAGGTCGCTTTCGCTCTCCAGACCAGGCTTTGAGGCAGGCCAGGAAGCTGGTCAAAGCAGGGGTGGGGATCTTGGACCTTGGCGCGCAAAGCACCCGTCCCGGTGCTGAGGATGTCGGCGGTGTAGAGGAGCTCAATCGCCTCCTTCCAAGTCTCCAGACGATTCGATCAGCCTTCCCGCCGGGATTGGGTCAGCCGCTGATCTCGGTGGACACCTATCGGGCCTGTGTCGCCCAGCGGGCCATTGAAGCTGGTGCGGATTGGATCAACGACATCAGCGGCGGCGTTCGGGATCCCGATTTGTTGGCTGTTGTCGCTGCAGCGGACTGCCCCTATGTGCTGATGCATTCCCGAGGCGACAGCCATTCCATGGATTCGTTGACGGACTACGGCCCTGAAGGAGTGATTGCTGGCGTTCTCAGGGAGCTGCGGCATGCCACCGAGCGCGCTCTTGCTGCGGGTGTTCGCCCGGAGCGCTTGATTTGGGACCCGGGCTTGGGGTTTGCCAAAACCACCGAGCAAAACCTTGAGCTGCTCCAGGGACTTGAGCAGCTCAAGGTCGATGGCATCCCGCTTCTCGTGGGGCCTTCGCGCAAGCGGTTTATCGGAGCTGTGTTGGATGAGCCCCGCCCTAAGGCCCGACTCTGGGGTACAGCAGCTGTCGTCGCCCGTTGCGTCGCGGCTGGTGTGGATGTGGTGCGTGTTCACGATGGAGCGGCCATTGTCCAGGTGGCACGCATGGCGGATGCGCTTTGGGCCTAA
- a CDS encoding ABC transporter ATP-binding protein, translating into MLAPSSAGFRRLLPLLKPHRPALIAGGACMLVFVLCWPLLAWLAGQLIPAIGAGDFNRVLQVIGLALTVFMLQKVAQFGQDTLLAGPALQVSQELRRRLFARLQRLDFGVLEKLSAGDLTYRLTEDADRVGEVIYKTIQDTTPSVLQLVVVFGYMVWLDWKLSIGTLLLAPLVAVLVSVFGAKVMGAAEKSQKQVSELAALLGEAISGLPLVRAFAAEPWLQQRFEVEIDLHRKARYRTQKLLALQYPVVGFLEAAGILAVLLMGAARIQSGDLDGQGFSSYVAALLMLIDPISHLTTNFNEFQQGQASLKRLREIEREAVEQPDRPDAQPLGRVAGELLLEQVNFGYDPKQPVLKNLSLQVKPGQVVALVGPSGAGKSTLFSLLLRFNTAQSGAVLLDGRNLADLKAAELRTAVALVPQQSAVFSGTVAEAIAFGRPASREQIQAAARLANADVFIEALPGGYDARVEERGSNFSGGQLQRLAIARAVLGNPAVLLLDEATSALDAEAEEAVQRGLDQAMQGRTVLVIAHRLSTVQEADSILVLENGQIVDQGNHDLLISRPGRYRDLCERQLIRGA; encoded by the coding sequence ATGCTTGCTCCCTCATCGGCCGGCTTCCGGCGTCTGCTGCCGCTGCTGAAGCCCCACCGCCCCGCACTCATTGCCGGTGGGGCTTGCATGCTCGTCTTTGTGCTCTGCTGGCCGCTGCTGGCCTGGCTGGCCGGTCAGTTGATTCCCGCCATTGGTGCCGGTGATTTCAACAGGGTGCTCCAGGTCATCGGCCTGGCCCTGACGGTCTTCATGCTCCAGAAGGTGGCTCAGTTTGGCCAGGACACCCTCTTGGCCGGACCGGCGCTTCAGGTCAGCCAGGAACTTCGCCGCCGTCTCTTTGCACGGCTCCAGCGCCTGGATTTCGGGGTCCTCGAGAAGCTCTCCGCCGGCGACCTGACCTACCGCCTCACCGAAGACGCCGACCGGGTTGGTGAGGTCATCTACAAGACCATCCAGGACACCACCCCTTCGGTTCTGCAGCTGGTCGTGGTCTTCGGCTACATGGTCTGGTTGGACTGGAAGCTGTCCATCGGGACCCTGCTGCTTGCTCCCTTAGTGGCGGTGCTGGTCAGCGTCTTTGGTGCCAAGGTCATGGGGGCCGCAGAGAAGAGCCAAAAGCAAGTCAGCGAATTGGCCGCCCTACTTGGCGAGGCCATCTCAGGGCTCCCCCTGGTGCGGGCCTTTGCCGCTGAACCCTGGTTGCAGCAGCGCTTTGAGGTCGAGATCGACCTGCACCGAAAGGCCCGCTACCGGACCCAAAAGCTGCTGGCCCTGCAATACCCCGTGGTGGGATTCCTTGAGGCCGCCGGCATCTTGGCTGTGCTCCTGATGGGCGCAGCTCGGATCCAAAGTGGCGACCTCGATGGTCAGGGCTTCAGCAGCTATGTCGCAGCTCTGCTGATGCTGATCGACCCGATCAGCCACCTCACCACAAACTTCAACGAGTTCCAGCAGGGCCAGGCTTCCCTCAAGCGACTGCGGGAGATCGAACGGGAAGCCGTAGAGCAACCCGACCGCCCCGATGCCCAACCCCTGGGCCGCGTTGCCGGCGAGCTGCTCTTAGAGCAGGTGAACTTCGGCTATGACCCGAAGCAGCCTGTCCTGAAGAACCTGTCCTTGCAGGTCAAACCGGGTCAGGTCGTGGCCCTGGTGGGTCCCTCCGGTGCAGGCAAGAGCACCCTCTTTTCACTGCTGCTGCGCTTCAACACCGCCCAAAGCGGAGCGGTGTTGCTGGACGGCCGCAACCTGGCGGACCTCAAGGCAGCCGAGTTGCGGACGGCCGTCGCGCTGGTGCCCCAGCAGAGCGCCGTCTTCTCCGGGACCGTGGCCGAAGCGATTGCTTTTGGCCGCCCGGCGAGCCGCGAACAGATCCAAGCGGCTGCACGCCTGGCCAATGCCGATGTCTTCATCGAGGCCCTTCCGGGGGGCTACGACGCACGCGTTGAAGAACGGGGCAGCAACTTCTCCGGCGGTCAACTCCAGCGCCTGGCTATCGCCCGGGCAGTCCTCGGCAACCCGGCGGTGCTTCTGCTGGATGAGGCCACCAGCGCCCTGGATGCTGAAGCGGAGGAAGCCGTGCAACGGGGCCTTGATCAAGCGATGCAGGGCCGAACGGTCCTGGTGATTGCCCACCGCCTCTCCACCGTGCAGGAGGCCGACTCCATCCTGGTGTTGGAGAACGGCCAGATTGTTGATCAGGGCAACCACGATCTCTTGATCAGCCGCCCGGGCCGCTACCGCGACCTCTGCGAACGCCAGCTGATTCGCGGTGCTTAA
- a CDS encoding RNA-binding S4 domain-containing protein, which yields MSTPLGTSEPIRLDQFLKWQGLVFTGGEAKQRIQGGEVRVNGFQETQRGRKLKAGDRIELAGETVLVPQQLDLR from the coding sequence GTGAGCACACCCCTGGGGACTTCCGAGCCCATTCGCTTGGATCAATTTCTGAAATGGCAAGGCTTGGTCTTCACAGGTGGTGAAGCCAAGCAGCGCATTCAAGGCGGGGAGGTCCGGGTCAATGGCTTCCAGGAGACCCAGCGTGGTCGGAAGCTGAAAGCCGGTGACCGGATCGAGCTCGCTGGAGAGACAGTTCTCGTACCTCAGCAGCTCGACCTTCGCTGA
- a CDS encoding EAL domain-containing protein — protein sequence MLQLLLDAEYHLKLGCWLQKHGGNGSMLWSPQLCQLLRSEEGSGQTMDQLLDVVAKEDRERVRTELQQSQLSGQATRIEHRLRLKNGNECFVDHRCFTSFDNEGHPLYSIGTIQEYPELQSTKGERYEPIQRDRLTHLPNRAATEIYISDLISGARKSTTITVTCLDIDHFEEINDTFGISNGNRLLVWLARHLRDQIAPKDWLARFDSDSFVIIQTDVVKSTKDAIQHGKRLQESLRTASRSLERLPSIHLSACVGISTWPGITTADDDPIKAARTALAAAQRRGQGKVQVYSESLSTSIREALDLEQKLSRAIERNELKLHYQLQFDHNGSLMGAEALLRWDRQGEAFIPCTRFIPIAEQSGLIEGIGSWTLKTAVHQFAELERNNIHIPKLSINVSAEQLNPDADPLDELIADICQQERLSPNRLELELTETALLKNPNDAAMRLQRLQKLGVCLWVDDFGTGFSNLKTLQRLPLKGFKIDKGFVTDMGRDPNDYAIVRATTQLAHGLGLKSLAEGVETIQQLQQLKRLGCDGFQGFLLAKPKSAEETARELNDLLSHAKRLCMGTEPG from the coding sequence ATGCTTCAGCTGCTACTGGATGCCGAGTACCACCTCAAACTTGGCTGCTGGCTCCAGAAGCATGGTGGCAATGGGTCGATGCTCTGGTCGCCGCAGCTCTGTCAGCTTCTTCGCTCGGAGGAAGGAAGCGGGCAGACCATGGACCAGTTACTCGATGTCGTTGCCAAAGAAGATCGAGAGCGAGTCCGAACGGAACTCCAGCAATCACAATTGAGCGGACAAGCCACTCGAATCGAGCATCGTCTTCGATTGAAGAATGGTAATGAGTGCTTTGTGGATCATCGCTGCTTTACAAGCTTCGACAACGAAGGGCACCCCCTCTACTCCATCGGGACCATACAGGAGTACCCAGAGCTTCAGAGCACTAAAGGCGAAAGATACGAGCCCATCCAAAGAGACAGACTCACACATTTACCCAATCGAGCAGCAACAGAGATCTACATCAGTGACCTCATCAGTGGAGCCAGGAAAAGCACCACGATCACAGTCACCTGCCTAGATATCGATCATTTCGAAGAGATCAATGACACTTTTGGAATCTCAAATGGGAACAGACTCTTAGTCTGGCTAGCGAGACATCTTCGCGATCAGATCGCCCCCAAAGACTGGCTTGCAAGGTTCGACAGCGACAGCTTTGTCATCATTCAGACAGACGTAGTCAAGAGCACTAAGGACGCCATCCAGCATGGCAAACGCTTACAGGAGAGTCTTCGAACAGCCTCGAGGAGCCTAGAAAGATTGCCATCCATACACCTCAGTGCCTGCGTTGGAATCAGCACCTGGCCTGGCATCACGACAGCCGATGACGATCCGATTAAAGCCGCCAGAACAGCTCTTGCTGCTGCTCAAAGACGCGGCCAAGGGAAAGTTCAGGTGTACTCAGAATCTCTCAGCACGTCGATTCGCGAGGCCCTCGACCTCGAGCAAAAACTCTCGAGGGCCATAGAAAGAAATGAACTCAAACTTCACTATCAGCTGCAGTTTGATCACAACGGCAGCCTCATGGGAGCAGAAGCACTGCTTCGCTGGGACCGCCAAGGGGAAGCGTTTATTCCGTGCACAAGATTTATCCCCATCGCCGAACAGAGTGGATTAATCGAAGGCATTGGAAGCTGGACTTTAAAAACAGCAGTTCACCAATTCGCCGAGCTGGAGCGCAACAACATCCACATTCCAAAACTATCAATCAACGTTTCAGCCGAACAACTCAATCCCGATGCAGACCCGCTCGATGAGTTAATAGCCGATATCTGTCAGCAGGAGCGTCTTTCACCCAATCGTCTCGAGCTGGAACTCACAGAAACTGCACTACTCAAAAATCCGAATGACGCAGCAATGCGCCTTCAAAGACTTCAAAAGCTGGGGGTTTGTCTTTGGGTTGACGATTTTGGTACGGGATTTTCCAATCTGAAAACGTTGCAGAGGCTGCCACTCAAGGGATTCAAAATTGACAAGGGCTTTGTCACAGATATGGGGCGAGACCCTAATGACTATGCGATTGTTCGAGCCACAACCCAACTCGCCCACGGACTCGGATTGAAATCCCTAGCCGAAGGAGTTGAGACGATCCAACAACTCCAGCAACTCAAGCGACTGGGATGTGATGGCTTTCAGGGCTTTCTTTTGGCAAAGCCGAAGAGTGCCGAAGAGACAGCTAGAGAGCTCAACGACCTGCTTAGCCATGCGAAGCGACTGTGCATGGGCACCGAGCCTGGATGA
- a CDS encoding GGDEF domain-containing protein yields MNQELIFLSLVVTALGSCLLVGVSGFLVVQAAMSEAERQARSIEYDLVTSVTSYQPVEQVQRELQLKAASRDLQSVVLLGPGGRVIAANDNTMLGRSVFGLSWWKRLGRIPSDVLTCLRPSDVAAACHSVQPVNQFQGFIPAFGSQRLVHFAPTPLAIEGRPDLGNRGLLVIELDLSPVTQRWSRWVALVFVAGFAPLFLTETALVFFLRRRLLPELLGLAQVDCLSGVFNRRSFFEMAAQRIGEFKQNQCLCVVALIDIDRFKSINDTYGHPAGDEVITQLSALFRDVIPSGDLIGRLGGDEFGVLMLESAAEAAAVLESLRCQVAARSWRMNDGSLVHFTLSIGMADSRLAQACNIDELLAAADVGLYTAKGNGGNSLVPPNEAGTQGWTMQLA; encoded by the coding sequence GTGAATCAGGAACTGATCTTCCTGTCACTGGTCGTAACCGCTTTGGGTTCTTGCCTCTTGGTTGGGGTTAGCGGATTTCTGGTTGTGCAAGCCGCTATGAGCGAGGCAGAACGCCAGGCACGATCCATTGAGTACGATCTTGTCACTAGTGTCACCAGTTATCAACCTGTCGAGCAGGTCCAGCGGGAACTCCAGCTCAAAGCCGCTTCAAGAGATTTGCAATCGGTTGTTCTTCTAGGTCCAGGTGGAAGAGTCATTGCGGCGAACGACAATACGATGCTGGGTCGTTCAGTCTTTGGCCTCAGCTGGTGGAAAAGGCTGGGGAGAATCCCGAGTGACGTGTTGACTTGCCTTCGTCCAAGCGATGTGGCTGCCGCTTGCCATTCTGTTCAACCAGTGAATCAGTTTCAAGGATTCATTCCTGCCTTCGGCAGCCAGCGACTGGTCCACTTTGCTCCGACTCCCTTAGCGATTGAGGGGCGGCCTGATCTGGGTAACCGCGGGCTATTGGTAATCGAGCTTGATCTCTCTCCCGTGACTCAGCGGTGGTCCCGTTGGGTTGCGCTCGTTTTTGTTGCAGGTTTTGCACCACTCTTTCTCACGGAAACGGCGCTGGTGTTCTTTTTGCGTCGCCGCCTTTTGCCAGAGTTATTGGGATTGGCTCAAGTTGATTGTTTGTCTGGGGTTTTTAATCGACGTTCTTTTTTTGAGATGGCTGCCCAGCGGATTGGAGAGTTCAAGCAGAATCAGTGCCTGTGTGTTGTCGCTTTGATTGATATCGATCGTTTTAAGTCGATTAATGATACCTATGGTCATCCTGCTGGGGACGAAGTGATCACTCAGTTATCCGCCCTCTTTCGTGATGTGATTCCTTCTGGCGATCTGATTGGCCGCCTCGGAGGCGATGAATTTGGTGTCCTGATGCTGGAGTCCGCTGCGGAAGCTGCTGCTGTTCTGGAGTCCTTGCGCTGTCAGGTTGCAGCACGTTCCTGGCGGATGAATGACGGGTCTCTTGTGCATTTCACGTTGTCGATTGGCATGGCGGATTCACGATTGGCTCAGGCCTGCAACATCGATGAGCTCTTGGCTGCTGCAGACGTGGGTCTCTATACGGCTAAAGGCAATGGTGGGAACAGCCTGGTTCCACCGAACGAGGCGGGAACTCAGGGTTGGACAATGCAATTGGCATGA
- a CDS encoding ABC transporter substrate-binding protein: MARELGFDRVEGIEIFPRQYPDPQSIVHAYLRAELPIAQLTTIELVELCARVPERCPVVVLVLDESVGADQIISVPSLRSIRDLKGKSIAVSHSNFGPFVLGRALQLHGLSLSEIKMRKMALGLMPKALFTGSVDAAVLPSPSSSVTLRGAAFRPLFNSAVIPGEVLTVFVVEKNFLRLNQNIVVALLRSWSAAHTEARLRPQSALPLLAERERLTVDEFRAAEQGLRYFSLSDQVEMLQPEGHVARNIKAVRDLQEKLQLIPRGTITPTVTSTYVEAAQ; this comes from the coding sequence TTGGCTCGCGAGTTGGGGTTTGATCGGGTCGAGGGTATTGAGATCTTTCCTCGGCAGTATCCAGATCCTCAATCCATTGTTCATGCTTATCTCAGGGCAGAGCTTCCGATAGCACAATTAACCACTATCGAGTTGGTTGAACTTTGTGCTCGAGTGCCTGAGCGATGTCCGGTTGTTGTCTTGGTTCTGGATGAGTCAGTTGGGGCTGATCAGATCATTTCTGTTCCGTCACTCCGGTCAATTCGAGATCTGAAGGGCAAGTCGATTGCCGTTTCGCACTCCAACTTTGGGCCGTTTGTCCTCGGTCGGGCACTACAGCTTCATGGTTTATCGCTCAGTGAGATCAAGATGCGCAAGATGGCACTTGGGTTGATGCCAAAAGCCTTGTTCACTGGCTCTGTCGATGCAGCGGTCCTTCCCTCTCCCTCTAGCAGCGTTACTTTGCGAGGTGCTGCCTTTCGCCCACTCTTCAATAGTGCAGTCATTCCAGGTGAGGTCTTGACTGTTTTTGTGGTTGAAAAAAACTTTCTTAGATTAAATCAAAATATCGTTGTTGCCCTATTGAGGTCCTGGTCTGCTGCCCACACCGAAGCCAGGCTACGACCTCAGAGCGCCCTCCCACTTCTGGCTGAACGGGAACGCCTGACCGTCGATGAGTTCCGAGCAGCGGAACAAGGTTTGCGTTATTTCAGTTTGTCCGATCAGGTTGAAATGCTGCAGCCTGAAGGACACGTCGCTCGCAACATTAAAGCGGTGCGTGACTTGCAAGAGAAACTGCAGCTCATTCCCCGGGGGACGATCACACCGACGGTGACGTCTACGTATGTTGAAGCGGCACAATGA
- a CDS encoding ABC transporter transmembrane domain-containing protein produces the protein MVSSLDEAFLSRKNVRHVLSASVRRSKQSLNAAFDLLEEAMSHRFFQSLRNVQWSDYQLKPILVASVLINILELSSPLYINIVFTSVLPSGSMSSLVVLSVGVVLLMILGGWLKSVRLVLTGADGARVEHQKRLEAVSHFLQLGLPDFLALSPGRHLQRLNSINLLRDESALQALTTAIDLVFSLLFVVVLFLIAGSVGVIAVLAIIVYLFRALAFARDYERLSRRRDQTELETRTYQDKLVDAMDLIKSNGLGSQFLVASERYQEEQAYDRMLHNTFAGQYQAFGSLMGQITFAAGVTWGALLVVNDRLLVGALAAALLLLGKILAPWQQAMGLWNSYHRLSLSRDEYDALMALPVEGSGGSRQLPSGGLLTISRHGSPLVEAKKGSVVLLRDQRFGVDVRQLFLELIQVSPNPELCLDGEPIASYRRVQLRDDIAYVDPSRAFFQGTLLENITCFQPSRLRRKALFWSFLTGLDQQVRALPHGYGTAMGGALPTGLSRDAQALAHLVTALTRNPHLLLLDLSDCSYGKAFIDGLTRVLHRCHGHLTVLIAGRGLVLSELADQQLDLQAALQEASS, from the coding sequence ATGGTTTCGAGCCTTGATGAGGCGTTCCTATCGCGCAAGAACGTCCGGCATGTTCTCTCGGCATCGGTTCGTCGCAGCAAACAGTCGCTGAATGCTGCATTTGACCTCTTGGAAGAAGCGATGTCCCATCGCTTCTTCCAGTCCTTGCGAAACGTTCAGTGGTCGGATTACCAGCTCAAGCCCATCTTGGTGGCTTCAGTGCTGATCAACATTCTCGAGCTTTCTTCCCCGCTTTACATCAATATCGTCTTCACCTCAGTCCTCCCCTCTGGCTCGATGTCGAGCTTGGTGGTCTTGAGCGTGGGTGTCGTGCTCTTGATGATCTTGGGGGGCTGGCTCAAAAGTGTGCGTCTGGTGTTGACCGGTGCTGATGGAGCTCGCGTCGAGCATCAGAAACGGCTCGAGGCTGTGTCCCATTTCTTGCAGTTGGGACTGCCGGATTTCTTGGCACTATCTCCAGGCCGGCATTTGCAGCGTTTGAACAGCATCAACCTCCTGCGGGATGAGAGTGCTTTGCAGGCGCTGACCACGGCCATTGATTTGGTGTTCTCGCTGCTGTTTGTGGTCGTCTTGTTCTTGATCGCTGGCAGCGTTGGCGTGATCGCTGTTCTTGCGATCATTGTCTACCTCTTTCGCGCTCTGGCCTTCGCGCGGGACTATGAGCGGCTCTCACGACGTCGGGACCAAACCGAGCTTGAGACCCGCACGTATCAAGACAAGTTGGTCGATGCCATGGATTTGATCAAATCCAATGGTCTTGGTTCGCAGTTTTTGGTGGCTAGTGAGCGCTACCAAGAAGAGCAGGCCTATGACCGGATGCTGCACAACACCTTCGCGGGGCAGTACCAGGCTTTTGGTTCCTTGATGGGACAGATCACCTTCGCCGCTGGCGTCACCTGGGGGGCGCTGTTGGTCGTGAACGATCGTCTACTCGTCGGTGCCCTTGCTGCTGCTCTGCTGTTGCTTGGCAAGATCCTCGCCCCTTGGCAGCAAGCGATGGGGCTATGGAACAGCTATCACCGCTTGAGCCTTTCGAGGGATGAATACGACGCACTGATGGCCTTGCCTGTCGAGGGTAGTGGGGGCAGCAGGCAGCTTCCATCTGGGGGGCTGCTCACGATTTCGCGGCACGGTTCTCCATTGGTCGAGGCGAAGAAAGGGTCTGTGGTGTTGCTTCGGGATCAGCGCTTTGGCGTCGATGTGCGGCAGTTGTTTTTGGAGTTAATTCAGGTCAGCCCCAACCCTGAGTTGTGCCTGGATGGTGAGCCGATCGCGTCCTATCGACGCGTTCAGCTACGGGATGACATTGCTTACGTCGATCCATCCCGCGCTTTTTTCCAGGGGACGTTGCTGGAGAACATCACCTGTTTTCAGCCCAGTCGTCTGAGACGAAAAGCCTTGTTCTGGTCCTTCCTGACTGGCTTGGACCAACAGGTTCGTGCCTTGCCCCATGGCTATGGAACAGCCATGGGTGGAGCGCTTCCAACGGGCCTCTCGCGTGACGCTCAAGCCCTTGCGCACCTGGTGACGGCTCTGACTCGTAATCCTCACCTCCTGCTTCTTGATCTCAGTGATTGTTCCTACGGGAAGGCTTTTATCGATGGACTCACACGGGTCCTTCATCGCTGTCACGGCCACTTAACCGTGTTGATTGCGGGTAGGGGGTTGGTGCTCTCCGAGCTTGCTGATCAACAACTCGATCTCCAAGCCGCCCTGCAGGAGGCCAGCTCATGA